Proteins found in one Hypericibacter terrae genomic segment:
- a CDS encoding rhodanese-like domain-containing protein codes for MKKGFRQLLEEANAEIQTLAVTEALALHGDKDVLFVDLRDPRELEKEGRIPGAFHCPRGMLEFWIDPESPYHRKAFAEPKRFVFFCAGGWRSALAAKAAQDMGLEKVAHIEGGFGAWRKAGGPVEPVPPHA; via the coding sequence ATGAAGAAGGGATTTCGCCAGCTGCTGGAGGAGGCCAACGCCGAGATCCAGACGCTCGCCGTGACCGAGGCGCTGGCGCTCCACGGCGACAAGGACGTGCTGTTCGTCGATCTGCGCGATCCGCGCGAACTGGAGAAGGAAGGCCGCATCCCGGGCGCGTTCCACTGTCCGCGCGGCATGCTGGAATTCTGGATCGATCCCGAGAGCCCCTATCACCGCAAGGCTTTCGCCGAGCCCAAGCGGTTCGTCTTCTTCTGCGCCGGCGGCTGGCGCTCGGCGCTCGCGGCCAAGGCCGCGCAGGATATGGGGCTGGAGAAGGTCGCCCATATCGAGGGCGGCTTCGGCGCCTGGCGCAAGGCGGGCGGGCCGGTCGAACCGGTCCCGCCGCACGCCTGA
- a CDS encoding ATP-binding protein — MFYTSDAPAGKEPIGRPAAAVGMNEAKPLATETMQLGPGDIWRVTGVAILTPLLLLLLLAAGGWLAIGPALIGAGFAILLAGLGIYAWRRGLKRIEPPVVPVPVEPPPEPAPVEPPAPAVADRVLQALPDPVLLVDGERHVIQANAAAESQFGRNAVGRDLSAMVRHPALIDAVEAVLEGGPGREVELVFPVPVERVLRARVEPLVGEADQLLALIAIQDMTAARRTDQMRADFVANVSHELRTPLASLIGFIETLQGPARDDPEAHERFLAIMQQQSQRMARLIADLLSLSRIELNEHKPPTGETELGPILGGLADALGLKAAERNMTIRLGAPAPIAGVEAFSDLGSMPAVQGDRDELTQLFQNLIDNAIKYGRTGTAVRVACWREPVELPGRRSGGRASLAIAVIDEGEGIAREHLPRLTERFYRVDKARSRDIGGTGLGLAIVKHIVSRHRGRLSVDSTPGVGSIFTVHLPLAEARKPARTLA, encoded by the coding sequence ATGTTTTATACAAGCGACGCGCCGGCCGGCAAAGAGCCGATCGGCCGGCCGGCTGCGGCCGTTGGCATGAACGAGGCGAAGCCGCTCGCGACGGAGACGATGCAACTCGGGCCTGGCGATATCTGGCGTGTGACGGGGGTGGCGATCCTGACGCCCCTTTTGCTCCTGCTGCTGCTGGCCGCGGGCGGCTGGCTGGCGATCGGGCCGGCCCTGATCGGCGCCGGCTTCGCGATCCTTTTGGCAGGCCTGGGGATTTATGCCTGGCGCCGGGGCCTGAAGCGGATTGAGCCGCCGGTCGTGCCCGTGCCCGTGGAGCCCCCGCCCGAGCCCGCCCCTGTCGAACCGCCGGCGCCGGCGGTGGCCGACCGGGTGCTCCAGGCCCTGCCCGATCCGGTGCTGCTGGTCGATGGCGAGCGCCATGTGATCCAGGCCAACGCTGCCGCGGAAAGCCAGTTCGGCCGCAACGCCGTGGGCCGCGATCTCTCGGCCATGGTCCGACATCCGGCGCTGATCGACGCGGTCGAGGCGGTGCTGGAAGGCGGTCCCGGCCGCGAGGTCGAGCTGGTGTTCCCGGTGCCGGTGGAGCGAGTCTTGCGCGCGCGCGTCGAGCCTCTGGTGGGGGAGGCCGATCAGCTCCTGGCCCTCATCGCCATCCAGGACATGACGGCCGCGCGACGCACCGATCAGATGCGCGCGGATTTCGTCGCCAATGTCAGCCATGAGCTGCGCACGCCGCTGGCGAGCCTGATCGGCTTCATCGAGACCCTGCAGGGACCGGCGCGCGACGACCCAGAGGCGCACGAGCGCTTCCTCGCTATCATGCAGCAGCAGTCGCAGCGCATGGCCCGGCTCATCGCCGATCTGCTGTCGCTCTCGCGCATCGAGCTCAACGAGCATAAGCCGCCGACCGGCGAAACCGAGCTGGGCCCGATCCTGGGCGGGCTCGCCGATGCGTTGGGGTTGAAGGCCGCCGAGCGCAACATGACGATCCGGCTGGGCGCCCCCGCACCGATCGCCGGCGTCGAGGCCTTCTCGGATCTCGGCAGCATGCCCGCGGTCCAGGGCGATCGCGACGAGCTGACCCAGCTGTTCCAGAACCTGATCGACAACGCCATCAAATATGGCCGGACCGGCACGGCGGTGCGGGTGGCCTGCTGGCGCGAGCCGGTCGAGCTGCCCGGCCGCCGGTCGGGCGGGCGCGCATCGCTGGCGATCGCCGTCATCGACGAGGGCGAAGGCATCGCGCGCGAGCATCTGCCGCGTCTGACCGAGCGCTTCTACCGGGTCGACAAGGCCCGGTCCCGGGATATCGGCGGAACCGGGCTCGGGCTCGCCATCGTGAAGCATATCGTCAGCCGCCACCGGGGCCGGCTGTCGGTCGACAGCACCCCCGGCGTCGGATCGATCTTCACGGTCCATCTGCCCCTGGCGGAAGCCCGAAAGCCGGCCCGGACCCTCGCCTAA
- a CDS encoding PstS family phosphate ABC transporter substrate-binding protein has protein sequence MKHSRILAATAALAVFALAGTAEARDQIRIVGSSTVFPFSTAVAEQFGKTGKFKTPVVESTGTGGGFKLFCAGAGEDSPDISNASRAIKASEIETCKQNGVTEITEIKIGYDGIVIANSKSGPQFNFTVEQVWKALAKQVPVDGKLVENPYKTWADIDPSFPNEKIEVYGPPPTSGTRDAFVELVMDKGCEASVKPLGLDADATKKACQAVREDGAYVEAGENDNLIVQKLEANPHSLGIFGFSFLDQNADKIQGSKMDGVVPSFETIADHSYEVSRPLFIYVKNAHVGVIPGIKEYVAEFMSDKASGDEGYLADKGLIPLPTSERSGVVTKAIALTPMGS, from the coding sequence ATGAAACATTCCCGCATCCTCGCCGCGACCGCAGCCCTCGCGGTCTTCGCGCTGGCCGGCACGGCCGAAGCGCGCGACCAGATCCGCATCGTCGGATCGAGCACCGTGTTCCCCTTCTCCACCGCCGTCGCCGAGCAGTTCGGCAAGACCGGCAAGTTCAAGACGCCGGTCGTCGAATCGACCGGGACCGGCGGCGGCTTCAAGCTGTTCTGCGCCGGCGCGGGCGAAGATTCGCCGGACATCTCCAATGCCTCGCGCGCCATCAAGGCCAGCGAAATCGAGACCTGCAAGCAGAACGGCGTGACCGAGATCACCGAGATCAAGATCGGCTATGACGGCATCGTCATCGCCAACTCAAAGTCGGGCCCGCAATTCAACTTCACGGTCGAGCAGGTCTGGAAGGCGCTCGCCAAGCAGGTGCCGGTCGACGGCAAGCTGGTGGAGAATCCCTACAAGACCTGGGCCGACATCGACCCCTCCTTCCCGAACGAGAAGATCGAGGTCTATGGCCCGCCGCCGACCTCCGGCACGCGCGACGCCTTCGTCGAGCTGGTGATGGACAAGGGCTGCGAAGCCTCGGTCAAGCCGCTCGGCCTCGATGCCGACGCGACCAAGAAGGCCTGCCAGGCGGTCCGCGAGGACGGCGCCTATGTCGAGGCCGGCGAGAACGACAATCTCATCGTGCAGAAGCTCGAAGCCAACCCGCATTCGCTGGGCATCTTCGGCTTCAGCTTCCTCGATCAGAACGCCGACAAGATCCAGGGCAGCAAGATGGATGGCGTCGTGCCCAGCTTCGAGACCATCGCCGATCATTCCTACGAAGTGTCGCGGCCGCTCTTCATCTATGTGAAGAACGCCCATGTCGGCGTGATCCCGGGCATCAAGGAGTATGTGGCCGAGTTCATGAGCGACAAGGCCTCGGGCGACGAGGGCTATCTGGCCGACAAGGGCCTGATCCCGCTGCCGACCAGCGAGCGTTCCGGCGTAGTGACCAAGGCCATCGCCCTGACGCCGATGGGCAGCTAG
- the pstC gene encoding phosphate ABC transporter permease subunit PstC: MTTAILAALLLLTVIGFTLGKNRSIALAGGNWKKLHSLPSYYGAYVALWCGLPALILFGLWIALEPRILETIIVRDLPVAMIESGQAQLGLIFNDIRNIAVYGVGDRTIDPAVVAAVDHYKSLKTISFAALAVAVLALATLGLGWSQRRVVPDMRARNRVERIVMVLLIACSTLSVLTTVGIVMSLFFESLRFFHAVPFWDFLFGLQWSPQTAMRADQVGSSGAFGAVPLFAGTLLITIIAMAVAVPVGLLVAVYMSDYASRRGRAFIKPVLEILAGIPTVVYGFFAALTMAPFIREVGEAVGLSVASESALAAGLVMGIMIVPFVSSLSDDVMNAVPQSLRDGSAALGATKNETIRQVVIPAALPGIAGGVLLAVSRAIGETMIVVMAAGLSANLTANPLQAVTTVTVQIATLLVGDQEFDSPKTLAAFALGLVLFFVTLSLNLVALHVVRKYRERYD, from the coding sequence ATGACCACCGCGATCCTCGCCGCCCTGCTCCTTCTCACCGTCATCGGCTTCACGCTCGGCAAGAACCGCTCGATCGCGCTCGCCGGCGGCAACTGGAAGAAGCTGCATTCGCTGCCGAGCTATTACGGCGCCTATGTCGCGCTCTGGTGCGGCCTGCCCGCGCTGATCCTGTTCGGGCTCTGGATCGCGCTCGAGCCGCGCATCCTCGAAACCATCATCGTGCGCGATCTGCCCGTCGCCATGATCGAGAGCGGCCAGGCGCAGCTGGGGCTGATCTTCAACGACATCCGCAACATCGCGGTCTATGGCGTCGGCGACCGCACCATCGATCCGGCCGTGGTCGCCGCGGTCGATCATTATAAGAGCCTGAAGACGATCAGCTTCGCGGCTCTGGCCGTCGCGGTCCTGGCGCTGGCGACCCTGGGCCTCGGCTGGTCGCAGCGCCGCGTGGTGCCCGACATGCGCGCGCGCAACCGGGTCGAGCGCATCGTCATGGTGCTGCTGATCGCCTGCTCCACCCTTTCGGTCCTGACCACGGTCGGGATCGTCATGTCGCTCTTCTTCGAATCGCTGCGCTTCTTCCACGCGGTGCCGTTCTGGGATTTCCTATTCGGCCTGCAATGGAGCCCGCAGACGGCGATGCGCGCCGACCAGGTCGGCAGCTCGGGCGCCTTCGGCGCGGTGCCGCTCTTCGCCGGCACGCTGCTGATCACGATCATCGCCATGGCGGTCGCCGTGCCGGTCGGCCTGCTGGTCGCCGTTTATATGTCGGACTATGCCAGCCGCCGCGGCCGCGCCTTCATCAAGCCGGTGCTCGAGATCCTGGCGGGCATCCCGACCGTGGTCTACGGCTTCTTCGCCGCCCTCACCATGGCGCCCTTCATCCGCGAAGTCGGCGAGGCCGTGGGCCTGTCGGTCGCGTCGGAAAGCGCGCTCGCGGCCGGCCTCGTCATGGGCATCATGATCGTGCCCTTCGTCTCCTCGCTCTCCGACGACGTGATGAACGCGGTGCCGCAGTCCCTGCGCGACGGTTCGGCGGCGCTGGGCGCCACCAAGAACGAGACCATCCGCCAGGTCGTGATCCCGGCGGCGCTGCCCGGCATCGCCGGCGGCGTGCTGCTGGCCGTGTCGCGCGCCATCGGCGAGACCATGATCGTCGTCATGGCGGCCGGCCTCTCCGCGAACCTGACCGCCAATCCGCTCCAGGCGGTCACCACCGTGACCGTGCAGATCGCGACCCTCCTGGTCGGCGATCAGGAATTCGACAGCCCCAAGACGCTCGCGGCCTTCGCGCTGGGCCTGGTGCTGTTCTTCGTCACGCTCTCCCTCAACCTCGTGGCGCTCCATGTCGTCCGCAAATACCGGGAAAGATATGACTGA
- the pstA gene encoding phosphate ABC transporter permease PstA gives MTEITAPAMPVRRPDLSQARLKRRYAAERRFRIYGIVAVLVAVGMLGALLVTIVGKGYSAFYRTDIRLAVTLDPAVIDPAGTKDPDAIMQADYTKLLRDGLRQLFPDVTSREDKRDLNSLISSGADTQIRKMVQADPSLIGQTVTVSVPIGPDFDMLAKGFISRDLPESARRVSDKQIGWYDQLRQQDRVEHGFNWSFFTAGDSREPELAGVAGSVVGTLLTMLVTLSLAFPLAVATAVYLEEFAPKNRWTDLIEVNINNLAAVPSIVFGLLGLAVYIGFFGLPRSAPLVGGMVLSLMTLPIIIIATRAALKAVPPSIREGAYGIGASPLQVVTHHVVPLAMPGILTGTIIGMAHALGETAPLLMIGMVAFIVGVPHGVTDAATVLPVQIYLWADSPERGFVEKTSAAIMVLLVFLVLMNGVAVYLRRRFERRW, from the coding sequence ATGACTGAGATCACGGCCCCCGCCATGCCCGTCCGGCGTCCCGATCTCTCGCAAGCGCGGCTCAAGCGCCGCTACGCGGCCGAGCGTCGCTTCCGCATCTACGGCATCGTCGCCGTGCTGGTCGCCGTCGGCATGCTGGGGGCGCTGCTCGTCACCATCGTCGGCAAGGGCTACAGCGCCTTCTACCGCACCGACATCCGTCTCGCGGTGACGCTCGACCCCGCCGTGATCGACCCGGCGGGAACCAAGGATCCCGACGCGATCATGCAGGCCGATTACACCAAACTCTTGCGCGATGGCCTGCGCCAGCTCTTCCCCGACGTCACCAGCCGCGAAGACAAGCGCGACCTGAATTCGTTGATCAGCTCCGGCGCCGATACCCAGATCCGCAAGATGGTCCAGGCCGATCCTTCCCTGATCGGCCAGACGGTCACGGTCTCGGTCCCGATCGGCCCCGATTTCGACATGCTGGCCAAGGGCTTCATCTCGCGCGACCTGCCGGAGAGCGCGCGCCGCGTCTCCGACAAGCAGATCGGCTGGTATGACCAGCTGCGCCAGCAGGACCGGGTCGAGCATGGCTTCAACTGGAGCTTCTTCACCGCGGGCGACAGCCGCGAGCCCGAGCTCGCCGGCGTGGCCGGATCGGTGGTCGGCACCCTGCTCACCATGCTGGTGACCCTGTCGCTGGCCTTCCCGCTGGCGGTCGCGACCGCTGTCTATCTCGAGGAGTTCGCGCCGAAGAACCGGTGGACCGACCTGATCGAGGTCAACATCAACAATCTGGCAGCGGTGCCCTCGATCGTGTTCGGCCTGCTCGGCCTGGCCGTCTATATCGGCTTCTTCGGCCTGCCCCGCTCCGCCCCGCTGGTCGGCGGCATGGTGCTGTCGCTGATGACGCTGCCGATCATCATCATCGCCACCCGCGCCGCGCTCAAGGCCGTGCCGCCCTCGATCCGCGAGGGCGCGTACGGGATCGGCGCCTCGCCCCTGCAGGTGGTGACGCATCATGTGGTGCCGCTGGCGATGCCCGGCATCCTGACCGGCACCATCATCGGCATGGCCCATGCGCTGGGCGAGACGGCGCCCCTCCTCATGATCGGCATGGTCGCCTTCATCGTCGGCGTGCCCCACGGCGTCACCGACGCCGCCACGGTGCTGCCGGTGCAGATCTATCTCTGGGCCGACAGCCCGGAGCGCGGCTTCGTCGAGAAGACGAGCGCGGCGATCATGGTGCTGCTGGTCTTCCTGGTGCTGATGAACGGCGTCGCCGTCTATCTGCGCCGCCGCTTCGAACGTCGCTGGTAG
- the pstB gene encoding phosphate ABC transporter ATP-binding protein PstB, with protein sequence MPLKGNTPVKISARDANVYYGDKHALKHVELDIRRNEVTALIGPSGCGKSTFLRCLNRMNDVIENCRVTGTITLDGEDIYARELDVVVLRARVGMVFQKPNPFPKTIFDNVAYGPRIHGMATNRRELEEVVQTSLERAGLWKEVKDRLKDAGTGLSGGQQQRLCIARAIAVSPEVILMDEPCSALDPIATARIEELIDELRQNYTIVIVTHSMQQAARVSQRTAFFHLGELVETGDTPQIFTSPKDQRTQGYITGRFG encoded by the coding sequence ATGCCCCTCAAGGGCAACACGCCGGTCAAGATCTCGGCCCGCGACGCCAATGTCTATTACGGCGACAAGCATGCGCTGAAGCATGTCGAGCTCGACATCCGCCGCAACGAAGTGACGGCGCTGATCGGCCCCTCGGGCTGCGGCAAGTCGACCTTCCTGCGCTGCCTCAACCGCATGAACGACGTGATCGAGAATTGCCGGGTGACCGGCACGATCACGCTCGACGGCGAGGACATTTATGCCCGCGAGCTCGACGTCGTGGTGCTGCGCGCGCGGGTGGGCATGGTGTTCCAGAAGCCCAACCCCTTCCCCAAGACGATCTTCGACAACGTGGCCTATGGCCCGCGCATCCACGGCATGGCGACCAACCGGCGCGAGCTGGAGGAGGTGGTGCAGACCAGCCTCGAGCGCGCCGGCCTGTGGAAAGAGGTCAAGGACCGCCTCAAGGACGCCGGCACCGGGCTCTCCGGCGGCCAGCAGCAGCGCCTCTGCATCGCGCGGGCGATTGCCGTCAGCCCCGAGGTGATCCTGATGGACGAGCCCTGCTCGGCGCTCGATCCGATCGCGACCGCCCGCATCGAGGAGCTGATCGACGAACTGCGCCAGAACTACACCATCGTGATCGTCACCCACTCCATGCAGCAGGCCGCGCGCGTCAGCCAGCGCACGGCGTTCTTCCATCTGGGAGAGCTCGTGGAAACCGGCGACACGCCTCAGATCTTCACCAGCCCGAAGGATCAACGGACCCAGGGCTACATCACCGGCCGCTTCGGCTGA
- the phoU gene encoding phosphate signaling complex protein PhoU, giving the protein MTAEHIVKSFDDELKLLNRTIAQMGGLSEVQLQTATDALMRRDAELAGKVIQADKRIDELEHQIGEMAVRMLALRQPMASDLREVVAALKISADLERIGDYATNIAKRAIAISQAQPVSTLQAIPRMGQLVQSIIKDVLDAYVDKNAERAVAAWSRDEEVDSLYNSLFRELLTYMMEDPRNIGSCIHLMFIAKNIERIGDHATNIAETVYFLVHGRGIEIARPKGDVTSYAIAPTPGGRAGA; this is encoded by the coding sequence ATGACCGCGGAACATATCGTCAAGTCCTTCGACGACGAGCTCAAGCTGCTGAACCGGACGATCGCCCAGATGGGCGGGCTGTCCGAGGTCCAGCTGCAGACGGCGACCGACGCGCTGATGCGCCGGGATGCCGAGCTCGCCGGCAAGGTGATCCAGGCCGACAAGCGCATCGACGAATTGGAACATCAGATCGGCGAGATGGCCGTGCGGATGCTGGCCCTGCGCCAGCCCATGGCCTCCGACCTGCGCGAGGTCGTCGCGGCGCTCAAGATCTCGGCCGATCTGGAACGGATCGGCGACTACGCCACCAACATCGCCAAGCGCGCCATCGCCATCTCGCAGGCCCAGCCGGTGAGCACCTTGCAGGCGATTCCGCGCATGGGTCAGCTGGTGCAGAGCATCATCAAAGACGTGCTCGACGCCTATGTCGACAAGAACGCGGAACGGGCGGTCGCCGCCTGGAGCCGCGATGAAGAAGTCGATTCCCTCTACAACAGCCTGTTTCGCGAGCTGTTGACCTACATGATGGAGGATCCGCGCAACATCGGCTCCTGCATCCACCTGATGTTCATCGCGAAGAACATCGAACGCATCGGTGACCATGCAACAAATATCGCGGAGACCGTCTATTTCCTCGTCCACGGTCGCGGGATCGAAATCGCCAGACCCAAAGGGGATGTCACAAGCTATGCAATCGCACCCACGCCCGGCGGACGCGCCGGCGCCTAG
- the phoB gene encoding phosphate regulon transcriptional regulator PhoB → MQKQQAKPLVLVVEDEAALVTLLRYNLEREGFEVIEARDGEEALLLAKERRPDLVLLDWMLPLVSGIEVCRQLRRLPETRAVPVVMLTARGEEADKVRGLDSGADDYVTKPFSPGELIARLRALLRRSRPALDGDNLQYEDLMMDLIAHRVRRNGRDIHLGPTEFRLLRHLMEHQGRVFTREQLLDVVWGPDVYVEPRTVDVHIRRLRKAINDGADFDLIRTVRSAGYSLDREQ, encoded by the coding sequence ATGCAGAAGCAGCAGGCCAAGCCGCTCGTCCTCGTGGTCGAGGACGAAGCGGCCCTCGTGACGTTGCTGCGCTACAATCTCGAGCGCGAAGGCTTCGAGGTGATCGAGGCCCGCGACGGCGAGGAGGCGCTTCTCCTCGCCAAGGAACGCCGGCCGGATCTGGTCCTGCTGGACTGGATGCTGCCGCTGGTCTCGGGCATCGAGGTCTGCCGCCAGCTCCGCCGCCTGCCCGAGACCCGGGCCGTGCCGGTGGTGATGCTGACGGCGCGCGGCGAGGAGGCCGACAAGGTTCGCGGCCTCGACAGCGGCGCCGACGATTATGTCACCAAGCCCTTCAGCCCCGGCGAGCTGATCGCGCGGCTGCGGGCGTTGCTCCGCCGCTCGCGGCCGGCGCTCGACGGCGACAATCTGCAGTATGAGGACCTGATGATGGACCTCATCGCGCACCGGGTGCGTCGCAACGGGCGCGACATCCATCTCGGGCCGACCGAGTTCCGCCTGCTGCGCCATCTGATGGAGCATCAGGGCCGCGTCTTCACGCGCGAGCAGCTGCTCGATGTGGTGTGGGGTCCCGACGTCTATGTCGAGCCGCGCACGGTCGACGTCCATATCCGGCGGCTGCGCAAAGCGATCAATGACGGGGCGGATTTCGACCTGATCCGCACCGTGCGCTCGGCCGGCTACTCGCTCGACCGCGAACAATAG
- a CDS encoding PadR family transcriptional regulator, with translation MRIHIEDHDDRRGWHRHGRDRDRDRDRDCAGRGGRDGEFRGLFGGRGRGGHGGSGHHGGRGFRLGRRLGSSDLQLILLALLAEQPRHGYELIKELEERSHGFYAPSPGMIYPALTYLEEIGFATVEAEANKKLYRINEAGQAFLTENRATADTILAELAEVGARFAEAQRLMAEGGAAGERGDTDRREDRDAWPLGRRRRGGVLPEILEARRDIKRALNELEDASPEEQARIAAILRRAASDIRGR, from the coding sequence ATGAGAATTCACATTGAAGACCATGACGATAGACGCGGCTGGCATCGCCATGGCCGCGACCGCGACCGCGACCGCGACCGTGACTGTGCGGGACGGGGCGGACGGGACGGCGAGTTCCGTGGACTGTTCGGCGGACGGGGGCGCGGTGGCCATGGCGGCTCGGGCCATCATGGCGGGCGGGGCTTCCGCCTCGGCAGGCGCCTGGGCTCGAGCGATCTGCAGCTGATCCTGCTGGCGCTCCTGGCCGAGCAGCCGCGCCATGGCTATGAGCTGATCAAGGAGCTCGAGGAACGCAGCCACGGCTTCTACGCGCCCAGCCCCGGCATGATCTATCCGGCGCTGACCTATCTCGAGGAGATCGGGTTCGCGACGGTCGAGGCCGAGGCCAACAAGAAGCTCTACCGCATCAACGAGGCGGGCCAGGCCTTCCTCACGGAGAACCGCGCGACCGCGGACACGATCCTGGCCGAGCTGGCCGAGGTCGGCGCCAGGTTCGCCGAGGCGCAGCGCCTGATGGCAGAGGGTGGCGCGGCCGGCGAGCGCGGCGATACCGATCGTCGCGAGGATCGCGATGCCTGGCCTTTGGGCCGGCGCCGGCGCGGCGGCGTGCTGCCCGAGATCCTCGAGGCGAGGCGCGACATCAAGCGCGCGCTGAACGAGCTCGAGGATGCGTCGCCGGAAGAGCAGGCCCGTATCGCGGCAATCCTGCGCCGCGCGGCCTCGGACATCCGCGGCAGGTGA
- a CDS encoding O-acetyl-ADP-ribose deacetylase, translating into MTTDPRIELFEGDITALEVDAIVNAANERLAPGGGVCGAIHRAAGPELAAACARLAPCATGGARATPGFKLKARFVIHAVGPVWQGGGNGEPDKLEGAYRAAMRIAADRGCRSIAFPAISTGIYGYPLAPATRIAVATVREELARPGAPERVIFACFGPDVAAAYRQALSPN; encoded by the coding sequence ATGACGACTGATCCCCGCATCGAGCTCTTCGAAGGCGACATCACCGCGCTCGAGGTCGATGCGATCGTCAACGCCGCCAATGAGCGCCTGGCACCGGGCGGGGGCGTCTGCGGCGCCATTCATCGCGCCGCGGGGCCGGAGCTGGCGGCGGCCTGCGCGCGCCTCGCGCCTTGCGCCACCGGCGGCGCTCGGGCGACGCCGGGCTTCAAGCTCAAGGCGCGTTTCGTCATCCATGCGGTGGGGCCGGTCTGGCAGGGCGGAGGCAATGGCGAGCCCGACAAGCTCGAAGGCGCTTATCGCGCCGCGATGCGCATCGCCGCCGACCGGGGGTGCCGCTCGATCGCCTTTCCGGCGATCTCGACCGGGATCTATGGCTATCCGCTCGCACCCGCGACCCGCATCGCGGTCGCCACGGTGCGCGAGGAGCTGGCGCGCCCAGGCGCGCCGGAGCGCGTGATCTTCGCCTGCTTCGGGCCCGACGTGGCCGCCGCCTATCGGCAAGCCCTCTCCCCGAACTGA
- a CDS encoding PIN domain-containing protein, translating to MAADRFSLDAGILFCAIDRAAGEKHRIAARLVTKALDGDCILSLQAVTEFFAAVTRKEKMALSDAAQLVRDWISIFPVVSPTATTLDAALALVTAGRAELAQATQIACLEANECHLLLSEDFDGKARMGQVEIVNPFARDLPAPLAFLLAEPNDDD from the coding sequence ATGGCCGCTGACCGGTTCTCGCTTGACGCCGGCATCCTCTTCTGCGCGATCGACCGCGCGGCCGGCGAGAAGCATCGGATCGCGGCGCGGCTGGTGACGAAGGCGCTCGACGGCGATTGCATCCTCTCGCTGCAGGCGGTGACCGAGTTCTTCGCCGCCGTCACGCGCAAGGAGAAGATGGCGCTCAGCGATGCGGCGCAGCTGGTGCGCGACTGGATCTCGATCTTTCCCGTGGTCTCGCCGACCGCGACAACGCTGGATGCGGCGCTGGCCCTGGTGACGGCCGGCCGTGCCGAGCTGGCGCAGGCGACGCAGATCGCCTGCCTCGAAGCGAACGAATGCCATCTGCTGCTGAGCGAGGATTTCGACGGCAAGGCGCGAATGGGCCAGGTCGAGATCGTGAATCCCTTCGCGCGGGATTTGCCGGCACCCCTGGCCTTCCTGCTGGCCGAGCCGAACGATGACGACTGA
- a CDS encoding type II toxin-antitoxin system Phd/YefM family antitoxin, which yields MDEKTISLRDANQQFAEIVRQVESGQTYIVTRRGEPVARIEPVSKKRKLTPAQEAAWKRVRRVMEKGFDLGGKAPSRKDIHGR from the coding sequence ATGGACGAGAAGACCATCTCGCTGCGCGATGCCAACCAGCAATTCGCCGAGATCGTGCGCCAGGTCGAATCCGGACAGACCTACATCGTCACGCGCCGCGGCGAGCCGGTCGCGCGGATCGAACCGGTCTCGAAGAAGCGCAAGCTGACGCCGGCGCAGGAAGCGGCCTGGAAGCGGGTCCGGCGCGTGATGGAGAAGGGCTTCGATCTCGGCGGCAAGGCGCCCAGCCGCAAGGACATCCATGGCCGCTGA